TCGAATTCTTTGACGTCGCGGGCAAAGCCGATCGCGCGATCTCCGGCGCCGTGACGCGTCCAGATCATCCGCGGCTTGCGAATTCCCATACGACGCAGATAGAGCGAGGTGCGCTCTGGCACGACTATGGCCTCGAAGCGTGAGAAATATTCCCGATTGAAGAAGAGGCTCGCCATCTTCCCCAATACGCCGGGGCCGGAATGCTCAATGCGACGGCGGAGGAATTCCGGCATCTTGAGAAGATCGAAGCGCGCCTTTGCATTGGGGTAGAGCGCACTTAAAGTCTTGGCGTAATCGAGATGAGCCTCTGTGGTGCAGGCGACATGGACTTCCGTATCATCATGACGGGATGCAATTTCCATCGCGATTGGGAGAGAATGAAGCGTCTGATGAGGCTGAGCGATATAGGGGAAGGCGATTTTCAACATGATCGGGTGTCAGTTACCAAGGTTCGTCAGGGTAGTGTGATATGTCATCGTACAATCTCCTCACGTCCTGCGGGTTGGTGCGAAAAACGGGCTCCAATAACGTAGGGCAGGTTTTTGTGCCTCTGCTTGCCAGATACAAGAGCAGATATTGGAAACGTGATGGAACGCATGCTTAAATTTTGGCAATCGACGCAACGCTGAGGATGTTGATGGGCATCATGTTGACCTGATCTATCGAGCAGGGTGCGGCATGCTTTCCAGCGAGGTCTCGCATCGCAGATGATTAGTGATGTAGTGGCCCCGTTCCACAACACACAAATTATGACGCTTCGTTGCGACCGAGGGAAGGTTCCCCGCCTGGCGCTCTTTTTCCCTCGCATCTGTCATTTTTTTGAAATTATGTGTTGACGGGTGTGGGTGTGGGGTCTAAAAGCCCGTTCACCGCAGCGGAACACGCCGCGGTGACTGCCTGGAAGACTGAGTAAGATCAGTGGGTTAGGCAGGGTTCTTTGAAAATTGAATAGGTTATGGAAGGGATATGTTGGCGGCGCTTTGGTGTTGTCTGAACCAGTGGTTCTGATGATGAGAGTGCTGACTGATTTATTCTTTTTCGAAAGAACTACAGACGTCAGTTTTTTTTGTTTCGGGATCTATAGTTTGGTTTTGGTTGGCTTTGGCTGGCTGGAATTGAACCTGAGAGTTTGATCCTGGCTCAGAGCGAACGCTGGCGGCATGCTTAACACATGCAAGTCGCACGGACCCTTCGGGGTGAGTGGCGGACGGGTGAGTATCGCGTAGGGATCTATCCATGGGTGGGGGATAACATCGGGAAACTGGTGCTAATACCGCATGATACCTGAGGGTCAAAGGCGCAAGTCGCCTGTGGAGGAGCCTGCGTTCGATTAGCTTGTTGGTGGGGTAAAGGCCTACCAAGGCGATGATCGATAGCTGGTCTGAGAGGATGATCAGCCACACTGGGACTGAGACACGGCCCAGACTCCTACGGGAGGCAGCAGTGGGGAATATTGGACAATGGGCGAAAGCCTGATCCAGCAATGCCGCGTGTGTGAAGAAGGTCTTCGGATTGTAAAGCACTTTCGACGGGGACGATGATGACGGTACCCGTAGAAGAAGCCCCGGCTAACTTCGTGCCAGCAGCCGCGGTAATACGAAGGGGGCTAGCGTTGCTCGGAATGACTGGGCGTAAAGGGCGCGTAGGCGGTTTACACAGTCAGATGTGAAATTCCAGGGCTTAACCTTGGGGCTGCATTTGATACGTGTAGACTAGAGTGTGAGAGAGGGTTGTGGAATTCCCAGTGTAGAGGTGAAATTCGTAGATATTGGGAAGAACACCGGTGGCGAAGGCGGCAACCTGGCTCATTACTGACGCTGAGGCGCGAAAGCGTGGGGAGCAAACAGGATTAGATACCCTGGTAGTCCACGCTGTAAACGATGTGTGCTGGATGTTGGGTAACTTAGTTACTCAGTGTCGAAGCTAACGCGCTAAGCACACCGCCTGGGGAGTACGGCCGCAAGGTTGAAACTCAAAGGAATTGACGGGGGCCCGCACAAGCGGTGGAGCATGTGGTTTAATTCGAAGCAACGCGCAGAACCTTACCAGGGCTTGACATGGGGAGGCTGTATCCAGAGATGGGTATTTCCCGCAAGGGACCTCCTGCACAGGTGCTGCATGGCTGTCGTCAGCTCGTGTCGTGAGATGTTGGGTTAAGTCCCGCAACGAGCGCAACCCTCGCCTTTAGTTGCCAGCACGTTTGGGTGGGCACTCTAGAGGAACTGCCGGTGACAAGCCGGAGGAAGGTGGGGATGACGTCAAGTCCTCATGGCCCTTATGTCCTGGGCTACACACGTGCTACAATGGCGGTGACAGTGGGAAGCTAGATGGTGACATCGTGCCGATCTCTAAAAGCCGTCTCAGTTCGGATTGTACTCTGCAACTCGAGTGCATGAAGGTGGAATCGCTAGTAATCGCGGATCAGCATGCCGCGGTGAATACGTTCCCGGGCCTTGTACACACCGCCCGTCACACCATGGGAGTTGGTTTGACCCGAAGCCGGTGAGCGAACCGCAAGGACGCAGCCGACCACGGTCGGGTCAGCGACTGGGGTGAAGTCGTAACAAGGTAGCCGTAGGGGAACCTGCGGCTGGATCACCTCCTTTCAAGGATGTTTCCTGACACGTTGGGAAACGCCGAAAAAAAGACCTGCATTGGATCAGTGCAGGCAACGGATGGCCTCAGGGCGCCGTCAACATATCCCTTCCTGTAATGTTTTGGGCTAGTAGCTCAGTTGGTTAGAGCACACGCTTGATAAGCGTGGGGTCGGAGGTTCAAGTCCTCCCTGGCCCACCACGACTGTGGTGGTTTCGAGCCTTGAGAGAGTGAAGTTCATTGATGACTATCGATGATGCTTTGCTGATCTTGACTGGGGGCGTAGCTCAGCTGGGAGAGCACCTGCTTTGCAAGCAGGGGGTCGTCGGTTCGATCCCGTCCGCCTCCACCAGAAACCACACCAAAGAGTGCTGCTTGGCGAAAGCTTTGAGCGGCATGATGGTGCGATAACATTACAGGTTAAGGGAAAAATGTTTCCTCCCTGCCGCACTTTGGTGCGGGAGCGATGAAAAAGTCTGTTCTTTGTCAGTGTGAATAGGTTGGTGCACTTTCTGGGTGCTGCCACGATCCGGGTTGGTCTGACCCATGTGGATCGGTTTTGGGTTTCCTGGGCTTTGGCCCGGGAGGCTCTGATCCGGTCTCGTGTTAAGGATTGTGGCGTATAGCGGTCAGAGAGTGTTTTATAAGTATGATGAACTTTGCGTGCGATGCATTGCATTTTCTCTGCGCAGGAAACTCTGAAGCGCGCGAGCGTGGATGGTTGCTGTGCATGTGTAGTGTGTGAGCATGAGAAGGGCATTCGGTGGATGCCTTGGCATCAGGAGGCGACGAAAGACGTGGCACGCTGCGAAAAGCCACGGGGAGCTGCGAGCAAGCTTTGATCCGTGGATATCTGAATGGGGAAACCCACCTAGCGATAGGTATCATGCCCTGAATACATAGGGGTATGAGGCGAACCCGGGGAACTGAAACATCTCAGTACCTGGAGGAAAAGACATCAACAGAGATTCCGCTAGTAGTGGCGAGCGAACGCGGAGCAGGCCAGTAATCATTGTGAAAGAAGCAGAACGGTCTGGAAAGTCCGGCGATAATGGGTGATAGCCCCGTATGCGTAGTGTTCATGATGGTTCTTGAGTAGGGCGGGGCACGTGAAACCCTGTCTGAACATGGGGGGACCACCCTCCAAGCCTAAATACTCCCTGATGACCGATAGTGAACAAGTACCGTGAGGGAAAGGTGAAAAGCACCCCGATGAGGGGAGTGAAAGAGACCTGAAACCGGATGCCTACAAGCAGTCGGAGCCTCTTATGGGGTGACGGCGTACCTTTTGTATAATGGGTCAGCGAGTTTCTGTTTGCAGCGAGCTTAAGCCGGTAGGTGTAGGCGTAGCGAAAGCGAGTCTGAATAGGGCGAATGAGTTGCTGGCAGAAGACCCGAAACCGAGTGATCTAGCCATGGCCAGGCTGAAGGTGCGGTAACACGCACTGGAGGGCCGAACCCACGCCTGTTGAAAAAGTCGGGGATGAGCTGTGGCTAGGGGTGAAAGGCCAATCAAACTCGGAGATAGCTGGTTCTCCGCGAAATCTATTGAGGTAGATCGTCACGTATTGCCCTCGGGGGTAGAGCACTGGATGGGCTAGGGGGACCCAAAGTCTTACCAAACCTAACCAAACTCCGAATACCGAGGAGTATGAGCGTGGCAGACAGACAGTGGGTGCTAAGGTCCATTGTCGAGAGGGAAACAGCCCAGACCACCAGCTAAGGCCCCCAAATCGTGGCTAAGTGGGAAAGGATGTGGGGATTCCAAAACAACCAGGAGGTTGGCTTAGAAGCAGCCATCCTTTAAAGAAAGCGTAATAGCTCACTGGTCTAATAGAAACCCTGCGCCGAAAATGTAACGGGGCTCAAGCCACGTGCCGAAGCTGTGGGTGCATATCTTTGATATGCGCGGTAGCGGAGCGTTCCGTAGGTCTGCGAAGGAGACGGGGTGACCCTCTCTGGAGATATCGGAAGTGCGAATGCTGACATGAGTAGCGACAAACAGTGCGAGAAACACTGTCGCCGAAAGTCCAAGGGTTCCTGCGCAAGGTTAATCCACGCAGGGTGAGCCGGCCCCTAAGGCGAGGGCGAAAGCCGTAGTCGATGGGAACCAGTTGAATATTACTGGGCCTGCCAGAAGTGACGAATGCGATATGTTGTCTGGTCTTATTGGATTGACCAGGCTTTTGGAGCATTCCAGGAAATAGCTCTGGCGTATAGACCGTACCCGAAACCGACACAGGTGGACTGGTAGAGAATACCAAGGCGCTTGAGAGAACGATGCTGAAGGAACTAGGCAAATTGCTCGTGTAACTTCGGGATAAGCGAGACCCGTCCGTGGGCAACCATAGGCGGGTGGCACAGACCAGGGGGTAGCGACTGTTTAGTAAAAACACAGGGCTGTGCGAAGTCGAGAGACGACGTATACGGCCTGACGCCTGCCCGGTGCCGGAAGGTTAAGAGGAGATGTGCAAGCATTGAATTGAAGCCCCGGTAAACGGCGGCCGTAACTATAACGGTCCTAAGGTAGCGAAATTCCTTGTCGGGTAAGTTCCGACCTGCACGAATGGCGTAACGACTTCCCCACTGTCTCCAGCATCGACTCAGCGAAATTGAATTCCCCGTGAAGATGCGGGGTACCCGCGGTCAGACGGAAAGACCCTATGAACCTTTACTGCAGCTTTGCAGTGGCATCAGAGACATCCTGTGTAGGATAGGTGGGAGGCTACGAACCCGGGACGCCAGTACCGGTGGAGCCGTCCTTGAAATACCACCCTGAATTTTTCTGATGTCTAACCGAGACCAGTCTAGCCTGGTCCGGGACCCTGCATGGTGGGCAGTTTGACTGGGGCGGTCGCCTCCCAAAGTGTAACGGAGGCGCGCGATGGTGGGCTCAGGTCGGTCGGAAACCGACTGTCGAGTGCAATGGCATAAGCCCGCCTGACTGTGAGAGTGACAGCTCGAACAGAGACGAAAGTCGGCCATAGTGATCCGGTGGTCCCACGTGGACGGGCCATCGCTCAACGGATAAAAGGTACTCTAGGGATAACAGGCTGATCTCCCCCAAGAGTCCACATCGACGGGGAGGTTTGGCACCTCGATGTCGGCTCATCACATCCTGGGGCTGGAGCAGGTCCCAAGGGTTCGGCTGTTCGCCGATTAAAGTGGTACGTGAGCTGGGTTTAGAACGTCGTGAGACAGTTCGGTCCCTATCTGCCGTGGGTGTATGAGACTTGAGAGGATTTGTCCCTAGTACGAGAGGACCGGGATGAACATACCTCTGGTGTACCGGTTGTCGCGCCAGCGGCACAGCCGGGTAGCTAAGTATGGACGGGATAACCGCTGAAAGCATCTAAGCGGGAAACCCACCTCAAAACTAGGTCTCACAGGGCCGTGAAAGACCATCACGTCAATAGGCCGGGTGTGGAAGCGTGGTAACACGTGAAGCTAACCGGTCCTAATCGCCCATATCGCTCACACAACGCTCTCCAAAAGAGAGCATACACATGCATAGCAATCATCCACGCAATCACACTCATCATACACAAACACCAACCTCCACACCGACACACAGTTGTCGGGTGGATCAGAAGACCTGGTGGCTATGGCGGGAGACTTCCACCCGATCCCATCCCGAACTCGGCCGTGAAACGCCCCAGCGCCTATGATACTGCATCTCAAGATGCGGAAAAGTCGGTCGCCGCCAGGTCCCCTGATCCACCCCACAAAACACACCACCACCCCCGCGGGGTGGAGCAGCCCGGTAGCTCGTCAGGCTCATAACCTGAAGGCCGCAGGTTCAAATCCTGCCCCCGCAACCAAAATACCCACACAATACAGACACGACGCAGCTCTCGCCCTAGCTTTAGTGCGCGAGGCGTTTTTCGCGTTCAAGGCGCCAAACCCCATCGTGCTCTGGTGCATCACGCACAACACACTTTGCAGTCTCTCCAAAGATACATCTGTGCGTGCGCCATCCGGCATGCGCAGCGTCAGTCACGGGGCAGACTGGTCTTTTAGGTCGACAGGTCCGCGGTGACGGCCTCGATAGGGGCGGGGGAAAGCAGAGAGGTGGATCCAGACGAGAAAGATCAACCAAGTGTTCATCCGCTCTTATGATCGTCTTACTCATCAGCCCGTCGTTTGGGCCATCCAAAATCATTCCAATAAAGGCAGGGACCATGCGTCAGTCACCAGCGTCTGGCTGGCCACGTCGGCAAACATAATGGTCCGGGACAAACCTATCTCCGCCTGAAGACCGTCAGATTAAACACTACCTGAGTTCGTGCAGGCTTTAGTCTGGCCGCAGCACAGATCGGAGGAAAAGCCTGAGCCTAGACGTACAATATTCTCCTCCTAACGCCCCGATCAGATGCACATCTCCTCACGCAATGCCTCGCACGAACTCACGCCCATCAGTGACATGTCGGTGTGCACTTCACGCTGCAGAAGACCGATTGCATGACGGATCGACGCTTCACCGCCCAGGCAGGCAGCATAGAGGAAGGGGCGGCCTACAAGCACTGCCGAAGCGCCACGCATCAGGGCTTTGATCACATCCGTGCCACGTCGAAAGCCACTATCGACCAGCACGGTCATATCCGCGCTTTCAGCCTTTACCGCGCTGAGCACATCAATCGGAGAGACTGCACAGTCGAGCTGTCGCCCGCCATGATTGGATACGACGATACCATCGGCGCCGAGCTCTCTGGCTAGCCGCGCATCATGCGGGGAGAGAATACCCTTTATGATGAGTGCGCCTCTCCAGTGTTGCCTCAGCATCTCGACATGCTTCCAGCTGAAGCTCGGATAACCCGTTACAGCATTGATCTCGCGCGAAAAAATCGATGGTCTGGCAACCGGGTCGATATTGCTGATCGCGGGAATCCCGCGCTGTCGCAACGTGCGCCATCCCGTTTTGTAAAGCCAGGAAGGATGACCGATCATATCCGCTACAAGGCGTGCGGTCGGTCTGAATGGCATCGTATAGCCATTGCGCTTGTTATTCTCCCGGTTCGACCCGACAGCGACATCGGCTGTGAGCATATACGCGGAAAAACCAGAATCGGCGACACGAGCGGCCATACGCCTAATGTTGTCCTCATCGGGTTTTTGATACCCGGCAAACCAGCATCCCGGATAGGACCGTCCGATTTCTTCCATGGGCGTGATAGCGTTCGCGCTCAGAACGTAGGGTATGCGTGCCGCCCTTGCCGCACGGGCCATGGCGTTATCCGCATCATAGCCAACGACGGCTGAGGCGCCCATCGGTGCGATCATGAACGGGCTGGCGTACTCCTGACCGAACAGCGTGATTTTCTGACTACATGAGGACACGTCGCGCAGAACACGCGGGATTGTCCTGATCCGAGCCAGCGCCGCGAGGTTGTGACGGACCGTAGCGCCGTCATCAGCTCCGCCCGCGACATAGCCGAAAATCGCACGTGGCAGATGACGTCTTGCAAGATGCTCGAAATCGTTGAGGTTCAGGATAGACGAGGCAGATCTCAGCATGGCTCATGTCTCACGTTTACAGGCTGTCGCGCTCTTGCGTCCTCGAATCTTTTGTCCAGCGGGAGAGGGGCAATGGGGCCGACAATGAAAAGATAGGACAGGGCCCCGAGCAGGCCGAAGAACCCTGTCGCGCAAAGCGGGACGAGGAATGAACCGTGGGTCAGACTGACCATTAGCCCCGTGAAGCTCGCAATCACGATACCGGCGATATTGGCCGCGCTGTTCTGCATCCCACCAAGTGTCGCAACAAGGTCCGGGCTGGGGGCGAGGTCGGCCGGCAGCGACCAGATATTCGCACCAGTGAAGGCAATGCCCCCAAACGAAAGTGAGAGGAGGGTGATGCAAAGCCATGTCTCGGTCACGAAGGCGGTCAGGGCAATGACCGACGAGAGAAGCAATCCACCAACGAGGCAGGTTTTGCGTGCGGCAGTAAGGCTCCACCCATGGTGATGGAGGCGATCGGATGACCATCCCCCGAGCCAGGCAGCCGGAATGGCGATGACACCCGGGATCATGCCGATCAGCCCGAGATCCTTGAGCGAAAAGCCGTGGGCTGAAACGAGGTAGCTCGGAAACCAGGTGGCGAAGAAATAGAATACGAAATTGGCGCAGAAGAAGCCCAGCATCATACCCCAGACGGAGCGGTGTTTCAGCAGGGCTTTCCAGCTACCGGGAGAGGCTTTCAGGGCTGGTGGCTGGGCGGCTTTCAGGCGCGCAAGCTCGTCTGGCCTGACCCTCGGATGGGCATCCGGGTCGTGATAGAGACCAAACCATACTGCGACCCAGACAAGCCCGAGTGCTCCTGCCGCCACAAAGGCGAGACGCCATCCCAGCCATGCGATGAGCAGCGCCACGACAGGCATCGAGAGAGCCGCGCCGGCGCGGGAGCCGCTATCAAATATGCCGGCTGCAAGGCCTCGTTCCGCCTTGGGAAACCAGAGCGATGCGACCTTGGCATTGGAGGGATAGCTGCCGGCCTCACCGACGCCAAGCGCCAGTCTGAGCCCCAATATGCTCAAGGGGCCGCGAACAAGCGCCGTCAGAGCCGTGCAAACCGACCACCAGATTACGGCAAAAGCATAGGCAGAGCGCACACCCACCCGATCCACGATCATGCCGAATGGCAATTGCATGAATGCGTAGGTCCAGAAGAACCCACCCAGAATAACGCCAAGGACAGCCGGATCGATATGAAGTTCGCGGGCCATGAACGGAGCGGCAATCGCGATTGTCGCCCTGTCGATATAATTGATGGTGGTGGCAGCAAAGCAGAGGATGATCATTAGCCAGCGAAGTCGGGGCATGATCTCTCTCCGATCATGAGCGAGGAAAGGAGTGTCAGTGTGGCAGACAGGCTGGGCCGGCTGACCGCCCAGTTCTCTGCAGGCCCAAAACGGTGGGGCCCGCAGAGAAGGGGAAGGTTCAAGCCTTGCGGGGTAGAACCCGACGCAGATACTCGCGATTGGTAGCGCTGACGCTCAGGCCATCACCGCCGTAATGCTCCACCAGGAAAGCGCTTTTGAAACCATGAGCGAGGGCCATCTTGATGGCCGCGCGATAGCTGATCACCCCGAATTCGAGGGGTGCCGGGGCCGTGACGACCATGCCGGTGGTTGCGTCTTCCGTGCGGTAGTAATTCTTGACGTGCCAGTAGCGGGCGAACGGTGCGACTTTCTGCATCATCGAGGCCCAGTGCTCGACAGGGCGGTGCAGCCGGACCAGATTGCCCAGATCGGCATTGATGCCCACTGAAGGATGATCGACATCCTGTACGAAGCGTACCGCGCTGTCTGCCGTGCCCAGATAGGTATCCTCATACATCTCCAGCGACAGACCGACCCCGACTTCCTGCGCATGACGTGCAAGTTCGCGGATGCGATCAACCGCTTTCTTCCATACGGACGGGTCATCGGGATTGACGCTGCCCTGCGCGGTCCAGAACCAGAGCGCCGCCTTTTGCGGGGGCGTAAGGGGATAAAAGAGGCCGAAAGAGACTTCGGCGATGCCAAGTCTGGCCGCTGTGTCGATTACCCTGTGGCTATAGGCCAGATTCTCGTCGCCAGCCTCGGGATCGATGACCGAGCGCCGTGCGGTGGAAAGGCCCGGCATGGTCAGGCCCGCTTCCCGGACGAGATCAGCGAAGATTTTAAGGCGGGATTCCGGCAGATCGGCGAGTCGTATCCAGGAGTCCGTGGGGTCGATTTCCGTAAACCCTGCATCAGTCACTTCAGACAGCGTGGCGGCCCATTGCTCCGACGTCTGGTCCTGCACGCTCGATCCATCTGGCAGGATATTGGCATACTGGATCATGGCGGCGGCGATGGGCCAGTTGGCGCGATCATAGGTGGTCGACATGGTCGGTTCCTTTATGATGAGGGAAGGCGAGAGGCCCTGACATCGGGCAAGGCGCACGCGAGGGCGCTTAATGCACAGGGCGATGCCGGGGGTGATGAGGTGGCGTTTGCTCGGGGTTGTTGGTGCGCGGCAGGAACGCTGCGATGACAAGGCCGATCACGCCGGACAGGGCGACGGCGTAAAGTCCGGCCATGGGGGTGTGCCAGAACCCGGTGGCAAAGCTGCGGATGTTCGGGGCGGCGAACCCGCCGAGATTACCCAGCGCATTGATGAGCGCGATCGCGCCGGCGGCCTGAACCCCGGTGAAATGGGCAAGCGGGAAATTCCAGAACACGGCCTGCACCGTGACAACGCCCGCTGCGGCAATGCACAGACCGATCAGAGCGACAGGGCCGTAGCCGGAGCCTGATATCACGAGCCCGATCGCCGCCGCCGCGAGGCAGCCCAGAAGGCCGAAGCGCGGGGCATCGTGCCTCTGGACAAGTTTCGTGACGACATAGGTGGAGAGAATGGCGCAGGCCCAGGGAATGGCACTGACCAGTCCGACACGCAGGCCGATTTTCTCATGCAGGATGGTCGAGACCTGCTCGGGCAGGTAGAAAACCACGCCATAGCTGGCAATCTGCATCACCATATAAAGCGCCAGAAACTGAAGCAGCTTGGTGGAATGGAGCAGGGCACCCAGTCTGACACTATGGCCCGTCGCCCCGGCCTTGCTGGCGGCCTCGCGCTCGAGGACGGTTGAGAGCGTGGCTTTCTCTTCTGTCGTCAGCCATTTGACGTCCTGCGGCCTGTCGGGCAGCACGAAATAGGTGGCGATCCCCATGGCTACGGCGAGTCCGCCCTCGAGCAGGAACATCCATTGCCATCCGGCAAGACCGAAGGCGCCATCAAGACCAAACAGCGCACCCGAGAGCGGATTGCCGAAGGTCATCGCAAGCGGATAGCCGAAATAGAACACGCCGAGGACGCGGGTGCGCTCTTTTTCGGGAAACCAGAATGTCAGATAGAGCATGATGCCGGGAAAGAAGCCGGCCTCTGTCACGCCCAGCAGCGTACGCAGCAGCACAAAGGACAGATTGCCCTGGGTGAACATCATGGCGGCCGAGACAAGCCCCCATGTCACCATGATGCGGGCCATCCAGCGTCTGGCCCCGACGCGATAGAGAATGAGATTGCTCGGGATTTCGAACAGGGCATAACCGACAAAGAAGATACCTGCACCGAAGGCAAACATGGCATCCGAAACGCCGACATCGGTTTGCAGCGCCTGCTTGGCCGATGAGATATTCGACCGGTCCAGAAAGGCCACGATATACATGAGGATGAGGAAGGGCAGCAACTTGGCAAAGGCCTTGCCGGTTGCTCGGGCGCGCAGGGTGTCTTGCGACGGCGCTTCGGCGCGCGGACTTGTTTTCTGATCGGGGCTCATGGTGCATGTGCTCCTCGCTCGCGCCGGTCTTATGAGACTGGCGCGATGCTGGTCAGGCGGAAGAGAGGGTCAGGCGATCCGCCCTGCGAGTTCGTCTTCGATGTGAGCCCGGATGATCTCATCGAAGCTCTGCTCGGTCGTGAAGCCCAGCGAAAGGGCCCGGCTCGGGTCAAAGCCTCTGGCCCATCCGGCCACGATGCGAGCTATGGCCTCGTCGGGCTCCCGGCGGATGAGTGCGACCGCTTTTTCTCCGGCAACGCGGCGAAGGGCGGCAATCTGTTCTCCCACCGTGATCGAAAGGGCGGGCAGGGAGAGATTCGGTCGCTCGCCCAGCCGGTTCAGATCGAGCACTGCGGCATGACGCAGGAATTGCACAGCCGAACGAGGGCTCGTCATCCAGTGGCGTGTGGTGTCAGGCACGGGCAGAGTCGCCTCAAGCCCGACCAGCGGCTCGCGTATGATGCCGGAGAAGAACCCGGAGGCCGCGCGGTTGGGTTTGCCGGGGCGGACGCAAATGGTCGGCAGACGCAGGCCGATACCATCGAAAATGCCTCGGCGGCGGTAATCGGCCAGCAGCAATTCGCCCATGGCCTTTTGCGTGCCGTAGCTGGTTTGCGGTGTCAGGATGTAGTCATCGGGAATGACATCGGGAAAGTCACCGCCGAACACGGCGTTGGATGAGGCAAAGACAACGCGGGGTTTCCAGCCCTCACGCGCGCCATGATGGCGAATAGCCTCGAACA
The sequence above is drawn from the Asaia bogorensis NBRC 16594 genome and encodes:
- a CDS encoding alpha-hydroxy acid oxidase produces the protein MLRSASSILNLNDFEHLARRHLPRAIFGYVAGGADDGATVRHNLAALARIRTIPRVLRDVSSCSQKITLFGQEYASPFMIAPMGASAVVGYDADNAMARAARAARIPYVLSANAITPMEEIGRSYPGCWFAGYQKPDEDNIRRMAARVADSGFSAYMLTADVAVGSNRENNKRNGYTMPFRPTARLVADMIGHPSWLYKTGWRTLRQRGIPAISNIDPVARPSIFSREINAVTGYPSFSWKHVEMLRQHWRGALIIKGILSPHDARLARELGADGIVVSNHGGRQLDCAVSPIDVLSAVKAESADMTVLVDSGFRRGTDVIKALMRGASAVLVGRPFLYAACLGGEASIRHAIGLLQREVHTDMSLMGVSSCEALREEMCI
- a CDS encoding MFS transporter — translated: MPRLRWLMIILCFAATTINYIDRATIAIAAPFMARELHIDPAVLGVILGGFFWTYAFMQLPFGMIVDRVGVRSAYAFAVIWWSVCTALTALVRGPLSILGLRLALGVGEAGSYPSNAKVASLWFPKAERGLAAGIFDSGSRAGAALSMPVVALLIAWLGWRLAFVAAGALGLVWVAVWFGLYHDPDAHPRVRPDELARLKAAQPPALKASPGSWKALLKHRSVWGMMLGFFCANFVFYFFATWFPSYLVSAHGFSLKDLGLIGMIPGVIAIPAAWLGGWSSDRLHHHGWSLTAARKTCLVGGLLLSSVIALTAFVTETWLCITLLSLSFGGIAFTGANIWSLPADLAPSPDLVATLGGMQNSAANIAGIVIASFTGLMVSLTHGSFLVPLCATGFFGLLGALSYLFIVGPIAPLPLDKRFEDARARQPVNVRHEPC
- a CDS encoding sugar phosphate isomerase/epimerase family protein — its product is MSTTYDRANWPIAAAMIQYANILPDGSSVQDQTSEQWAATLSEVTDAGFTEIDPTDSWIRLADLPESRLKIFADLVREAGLTMPGLSTARRSVIDPEAGDENLAYSHRVIDTAARLGIAEVSFGLFYPLTPPQKAALWFWTAQGSVNPDDPSVWKKAVDRIRELARHAQEVGVGLSLEMYEDTYLGTADSAVRFVQDVDHPSVGINADLGNLVRLHRPVEHWASMMQKVAPFARYWHVKNYYRTEDATTGMVVTAPAPLEFGVISYRAAIKMALAHGFKSAFLVEHYGGDGLSVSATNREYLRRVLPRKA
- a CDS encoding MFS transporter, encoding MSPDQKTSPRAEAPSQDTLRARATGKAFAKLLPFLILMYIVAFLDRSNISSAKQALQTDVGVSDAMFAFGAGIFFVGYALFEIPSNLILYRVGARRWMARIMVTWGLVSAAMMFTQGNLSFVLLRTLLGVTEAGFFPGIMLYLTFWFPEKERTRVLGVFYFGYPLAMTFGNPLSGALFGLDGAFGLAGWQWMFLLEGGLAVAMGIATYFVLPDRPQDVKWLTTEEKATLSTVLEREAASKAGATGHSVRLGALLHSTKLLQFLALYMVMQIASYGVVFYLPEQVSTILHEKIGLRVGLVSAIPWACAILSTYVVTKLVQRHDAPRFGLLGCLAAAAIGLVISGSGYGPVALIGLCIAAAGVVTVQAVFWNFPLAHFTGVQAAGAIALINALGNLGGFAAPNIRSFATGFWHTPMAGLYAVALSGVIGLVIAAFLPRTNNPEQTPPHHPRHRPVH
- the denD gene encoding D-erythronate dehydrogenase, which encodes MHILVIGAAGMIGRKFTESLVANPLPGTDGPEILTLADVIAPSAPAGFSGRCETMTCDLTQPGAADRLLSGRPDIIFHLAAVVSGEAEADFEKGYSVNLDGTRALFEAIRHHGAREGWKPRVVFASSNAVFGGDFPDVIPDDYILTPQTSYGTQKAMGELLLADYRRRGIFDGIGLRLPTICVRPGKPNRAASGFFSGIIREPLVGLEATLPVPDTTRHWMTSPRSAVQFLRHAAVLDLNRLGERPNLSLPALSITVGEQIAALRRVAGEKAVALIRREPDEAIARIVAGWARGFDPSRALSLGFTTEQSFDEIIRAHIEDELAGRIA